One segment of Panicum virgatum strain AP13 chromosome 1K, P.virgatum_v5, whole genome shotgun sequence DNA contains the following:
- the LOC120640146 gene encoding transmembrane 9 superfamily member 12-like isoform X2, with protein MVKGWVFSTLLVVFLVFAAPCEAFYLPGSYMHTYRQGEEIGAKVNSLTSIETELPFSYYSLPYCRPRDGIKKSAENLGELLMGDQIDNSPYRFRVNVNESLYLCTTIPLDEADVKLLKQRSHDLYQVNMILDNLPVRRFTEQNGMIIQWTGYPVGYIPEGTSDVYIINHLKFKVLVHKYEGGKVKVVGTGEGMEVISETDSDANSGFEIVGFEVVPCSVKRDPKAMSKHKMYDKVDPVNCPVELEKSQLIKEKEQITFTYEVEFVNSDIRWPSRWDAYLKMEGSKIHWFSIMNSLMVILFLAGIVFVIFLRTVRRDLTRYEELDKEAQVQMNEELSGWKLVVGDVFREPTSSKLLCVMIGNGVQILGMAIVTIFFAAFGFMSPASRGMLLTGMIVLYMLLGIVAGYAAVRLWRTLKGTSEGWRSVSWSTACFFPGIVFIVLTVLNFMLWTRNSTGALPISLFFGLLSLWFCVSVPLTLLGGFFGTRAEPIEFPVRTNQIPREIPAKKYSWLFILGAGTLPFGTLFIELFFILSSIWLGRFYYVFGFLLVVLLLLVVVCAEVSVVLTYMHLCAEDWRWWWKAFFASGTVALYVFLYSINYLVFDLRSLSGPVSAMLYIGYSFIVSLAIMLATGTVGFLTSFSFVHYLFSSVKID; from the coding sequence ATGGTGAAAGGCTGGGTATTCTCTACTTTGTTAGTGGTGTTTCTAGTGTTTGCTGCACCATGCGAGGCATTCTACTTGCCAGGTAGTTACATGCACACGTATCGGCAAGGTGAGGAAATAGGGGCAAAGGTGAACTCCCTCACTTCCATTGAGACAGAACTGCCCTTCAGCTACTACAGCCTCCCATACTGTCGTCCCAGAGATGGCATTAAGAAGAGTGCTGAAAACTTGGGGGAGCTTCTGATGGGTGATCAAATTGATAATTCCCCGTACCGTTTCCGTGTGAATGTCAATGAATCTCTGTATCTGTGTACCACAATCCCACTTGATGAGGCTGATGTGAAGCTCCTCAAGCAGCGAAGCCATGATCTGTACCAGGTGAACATGATTCTTGACAATCTTCCTGTGAGGAGGTTCACTGAGCAGAATGGAATGATCATTCAGTGGACGGGATATCCAGTTGGTTATATTCCAGAAGGCACCAGTGATGTCTATATCATCAATCACCTGAAATTTAAGGTATTGGTCCATAAGTATGAAGGAGGCAAAGTAAAGGTTGTTGGGACTGGGGAAGGAATGGAAGTGATCTCAGAGACGGACAGTGATGCCAACTCTGGCTTTGAGATTGTGGGATTTGAGGTGGTTCCTTGCAGTGTGAAGCGTGATCCTAAAGCCATGTCGAAGCATAAGATGTATGATAAAGTCGATCCTGTAAACTGCCCTGTGGAGTTGGAGAAATCTCAATTGATCAAGGAGAAAGAGCAGATTACTTTTACATATGAGGTTGAATTTGTAAACAGTGATATCAGATGGCCATCACGGTGGGATGCCTACCTGAAGATGGAGGGTTCGAAGATTCACTGGTTCTCAATCATGAACTCGTTGATGGTAATTCTGTTCTTGGCTGGCATTGTATTTGTCATATTCTTGCGGACGGTGAGGAGGGACCTGACTAGGTATGAAGAGTTGGATAAGGAGGCCCAAGTTCAGATGAATGAGGAGCTCTCTGGTTGGAAGCTTGTCGTTGGAGATGTCTTCAGAGAGCCAACCTCATCAAAGCTGCTCTGTGTCATGATTGGAAATGGGGTTCAGATTCTAGGCATGGCAATTGTCACCATTTTCTTTGCTGCGTTTGGCTTCATGTCTCCTGCATCAAGAGGAATGCTGTTGACAGGGATGATAGTCCTTTATATGTTACTTGGAATTGTGGCCGGATATGCTGCCGTCAGGCTCTGGAGGACTTTAAAAGGAACGTCTGAGGGATGGAGGTCTGTCTCCTGGTCAACCGCTTGTTTCTTCCCTGGCATTGTCTTCATTGTCCTCACTGTGTTAAACTTCATGCTGTGGACAAGAAATAGTACTGGAGCCCTTCCCATCTCACTTTTCTTCGGTCTTTTGTCCTTGTGGTTCTGTGTCTCCGTGCCACTTACCCTTTTAGGTGGTTTCTTTGGCACAAGGGCTGAGCCAATAGAATTCCCTGTTCGAACAAATCAGATACCAAGAGAAATCCCTGCAAAGAAGTACTCATGGCTCTTCATACTTGGTGCTGGAACTCTACCATTTGGAACACTCTTCATAGAGCTGTTCTTCATTCTTTCTAGTATTTGGCTAGGAAGGTTCTATTATGTGTTCGGCTTCCTCCTTGTTGTGCTCCTTTTGCTGGTTGTGGTCTGTGCTGAGGTATCAGTTGTTCTTACTTACATGCATCTCTGTGCGGAGgactggaggtggtggtggaaagCTTTCTTCGCCTCTGGAACAGTGGCCCTTTATGTGTTCCTTTACTCTATCAACTACTTGGTGTTTGATCTCAGAAGCTTGAGTGGGCCAGTTTCTGCTATGCTCTACATTGGATACTCTTTCATCGTCTCTCTTGCCATTATGCTAGCTACTGGTACCGTTGGGTTCCTGACATCATTCTCTTTTGTCCACTACCTTTTCTCATCAGTCAAAATTGATTGA
- the LOC120640112 gene encoding phosphatidylinositol/phosphatidylcholine transfer protein SFH9-like isoform X1: MSEGNADGIEILIGNDERRDRADAEISEDEPRHTKMRALRKKALHASTRLTHSLKKRGKRKVDCRVPRIAIEDVRDAEEEQAVSSFREILFARSLLPVKHDDYHMMLRFLKARKFDFEKAAQMWADMLQWRKEFGTDTIFEDFEFHELEEVLQYYPHGYHGVDKEGRPVYIELLGKVEPNKLVQITSVERYIKYHVQEFERAFREKFPACSIAAKRHIDTATTILDVHGVGWKNFSKIARDLVRCMQKIDGDYYPETLHQMFIVNAGPGFKLIWSTVKGLLDPKTSSKIHVLGTKYQSRLLEAIDASQLPEYFGGLCACPNHGGCLRSNKGPWSDPSIMKLVHSMESLREIGQVSDIEETVTGSVRLRALKLPERISDTSNAESGSDVDDLGSPVAPEHVEYPSLAPVREEARESGSTTYSGSDGTSHMADKVVRSNQRYNAAGNEARQFNGEQRSLVNGALPATAGRRALNDGVGNADDGVLKHLSRTVVAVFIKVLSFLRFFIRRRQHLENVRPHTATVPSNQADLQIIREDRVNPCLERLDRLESVFNQLSRKPPELPQDKDRAIQDSFDRIKSIEYDLEKTKKVLHATVIKQMQMAETLEAVKESDLRRRKFCT; this comes from the exons ATGTCAG AGGGGAATGCGGATGGCATCGAGATATTGATCGGTAATGATGAGAGGAGGGACAGAGCAGATGCCGAGATCTCAGAGGACGAGCCGAGGCACACGAAAATGCGGGCGCTGAGGAAGAAAGCACTGCATGCATCGACAAGGCTGACACACTCGCTGAAGAAGAGGGGGAAGAGGAAAGTGGACTGTAGAGTACCAAGGATAGCGATAGAGGATGTCAGGGACGCTGAGGAAGAGCAGGCGGTGAGCTCGTTTCGGGAGATTTTATTTGCTAGGAGCTTGTTGCCAGTCAAGCATGATGATTACCATATGATGCTTAG ATTTTTAAAAGCGAGGAAGTTTGACTTTGAGAAGGCAGCACAGATGTGGGCAGACATGCTGCAGTGGAGAAAGGAGTTTGGGACAGACACAATTTTCGAA gattttgaatttcatGAGCTAGAGGAGGTCCTGCAATACTATCCCCATGGTTATCATGGGGTTGACAAGGAAGGAAGGCCTGTATACATTGAGTTGCTTGGGAAAGTAGAACCCAACAAGCTTGTACAAATTACATCAGTGGAGCGATACATTAAGTATCATGTGCAAGAGTTTGAGAGAGCTTTCCGTGAGAAATTTCCTGCATGCTCAATTGCTGCCAAAAGGCACATAGATACCGCAACTACAATATTGGATGTCCATGGCGTG GGCTGGAAGAATTTTAGCAAGATTGCGAGGGATCTGGTGCGTTGCATGCAAAAAATAGATGGTGACTATTATCCTGAG ACACTGCATCAAATGTTTATCGTAAATGCTGGACCTGGTTTCAAGCTGATATGGAGCACTGTGAAGGGACTTCTTGACCCCAAGACATCATCTAAAATCCAT GTTCTAGGAACAAAATATCAGAGCAGACTTCTTGAAGCTATTGATGCAAG CCAATTGCCTGAATACTTTGGTGGATTGTGCGCATGCCCTAACCATGGAGGGTGCCTGAGGTCCAACAAAGGCCCTTGGAGCGATCCTTCAATCATGAAG CTTGTACATAGCATGGAGTCATTGAGAGAAATTGGGCAAGTGTCTGATATAGAAGAAACAGTTACAGGGTCTGTAAGATTGCGTGCTCTCAAG TTACCAGAACGAATTAGTGACACATCAAATGCTGAATCAGGTTCAGATGTCGACGATCTTGGATCCCCTGTGGCTCCTGAGCATGTTGAATATCCTAGTTTGGCGCCAGTTCGTGAGGAA GCGAGGGAATCAGGATCTACGACTTACAGTGGTTCTGATGGCACGTCTCATATGGCGGATAAAGTAGTAAGATCCAATCAAAGATACAATGCTGCTGGAAATGAAGCTAGACAGTTTAATGGAGAACAACGTTCCTTAGTAAATGGGGCTTTGCCTGCGACAG CAGGTCGGCGTGCCCTGAATGATGGTGTGGGCAATGCTGATGATGGGGTCTTGAAACATTTATCAAGAACAGTCGTTGCTGTATTTATTAAAGTACTCTCTTTTTTGCGGTTTTTCATTCGTCGGCGACAACACCTGGAAAATGTCCGTCCACATACTGCAACTGTGCCCAGTAATCAGGCAGATCTTCAGATAATTAGGGAAGATCGTGTGAACCCTTGTCTGGAGCGTCTTGATCGACTTGAGTCAGTGTTTAATCAACTGAGCAGAAAGCCTCCAGAGCTTCCGCAGGACAAGGATCGGGCCATACAAGATTCTTTTGACAGGATAAAGTCCATTGAGTATGATCTGGAGAAGACAAAGAAG GTATTGCATGCAACAGTTATCAAACAAATGCAGATGGCTGAGACTTTGGAAGCTGTGAAGGAGTCTGATCTTAGG AGGAGGAAATTTTGTACATAA
- the LOC120640112 gene encoding phosphatidylinositol/phosphatidylcholine transfer protein SFH8-like isoform X3: MSGTLRKSRRFLKARKFDFEKAAQMWADMLQWRKEFGTDTIFEDFEFHELEEVLQYYPHGYHGVDKEGRPVYIELLGKVEPNKLVQITSVERYIKYHVQEFERAFREKFPACSIAAKRHIDTATTILDVHGVGWKNFSKIARDLVRCMQKIDGDYYPETLHQMFIVNAGPGFKLIWSTVKGLLDPKTSSKIHVLGTKYQSRLLEAIDASQLPEYFGGLCACPNHGGCLRSNKGPWSDPSIMKLVHSMESLREIGQVSDIEETVTGSVRLRALKLPERISDTSNAESGSDVDDLGSPVAPEHVEYPSLAPVREEARESGSTTYSGSDGTSHMADKVVRSNQRYNAAGNEARQFNGEQRSLVNGALPATAGRRALNDGVGNADDGVLKHLSRTVVAVFIKVLSFLRFFIRRRQHLENVRPHTATVPSNQADLQIIREDRVNPCLERLDRLESVFNQLSRKPPELPQDKDRAIQDSFDRIKSIEYDLEKTKKVLHATVIKQMQMAETLEAVKESDLRRRKFCT, from the exons ATGTCAGGGACGCTGAGGAAGAGCAGGCG ATTTTTAAAAGCGAGGAAGTTTGACTTTGAGAAGGCAGCACAGATGTGGGCAGACATGCTGCAGTGGAGAAAGGAGTTTGGGACAGACACAATTTTCGAA gattttgaatttcatGAGCTAGAGGAGGTCCTGCAATACTATCCCCATGGTTATCATGGGGTTGACAAGGAAGGAAGGCCTGTATACATTGAGTTGCTTGGGAAAGTAGAACCCAACAAGCTTGTACAAATTACATCAGTGGAGCGATACATTAAGTATCATGTGCAAGAGTTTGAGAGAGCTTTCCGTGAGAAATTTCCTGCATGCTCAATTGCTGCCAAAAGGCACATAGATACCGCAACTACAATATTGGATGTCCATGGCGTG GGCTGGAAGAATTTTAGCAAGATTGCGAGGGATCTGGTGCGTTGCATGCAAAAAATAGATGGTGACTATTATCCTGAG ACACTGCATCAAATGTTTATCGTAAATGCTGGACCTGGTTTCAAGCTGATATGGAGCACTGTGAAGGGACTTCTTGACCCCAAGACATCATCTAAAATCCAT GTTCTAGGAACAAAATATCAGAGCAGACTTCTTGAAGCTATTGATGCAAG CCAATTGCCTGAATACTTTGGTGGATTGTGCGCATGCCCTAACCATGGAGGGTGCCTGAGGTCCAACAAAGGCCCTTGGAGCGATCCTTCAATCATGAAG CTTGTACATAGCATGGAGTCATTGAGAGAAATTGGGCAAGTGTCTGATATAGAAGAAACAGTTACAGGGTCTGTAAGATTGCGTGCTCTCAAG TTACCAGAACGAATTAGTGACACATCAAATGCTGAATCAGGTTCAGATGTCGACGATCTTGGATCCCCTGTGGCTCCTGAGCATGTTGAATATCCTAGTTTGGCGCCAGTTCGTGAGGAA GCGAGGGAATCAGGATCTACGACTTACAGTGGTTCTGATGGCACGTCTCATATGGCGGATAAAGTAGTAAGATCCAATCAAAGATACAATGCTGCTGGAAATGAAGCTAGACAGTTTAATGGAGAACAACGTTCCTTAGTAAATGGGGCTTTGCCTGCGACAG CAGGTCGGCGTGCCCTGAATGATGGTGTGGGCAATGCTGATGATGGGGTCTTGAAACATTTATCAAGAACAGTCGTTGCTGTATTTATTAAAGTACTCTCTTTTTTGCGGTTTTTCATTCGTCGGCGACAACACCTGGAAAATGTCCGTCCACATACTGCAACTGTGCCCAGTAATCAGGCAGATCTTCAGATAATTAGGGAAGATCGTGTGAACCCTTGTCTGGAGCGTCTTGATCGACTTGAGTCAGTGTTTAATCAACTGAGCAGAAAGCCTCCAGAGCTTCCGCAGGACAAGGATCGGGCCATACAAGATTCTTTTGACAGGATAAAGTCCATTGAGTATGATCTGGAGAAGACAAAGAAG GTATTGCATGCAACAGTTATCAAACAAATGCAGATGGCTGAGACTTTGGAAGCTGTGAAGGAGTCTGATCTTAGG AGGAGGAAATTTTGTACATAA
- the LOC120640146 gene encoding transmembrane 9 superfamily member 12-like isoform X1: MKVTDTQLSTCVVKKHFYRGPYKLTSQVHKISPVKAREAVQGSATESSLGLRVGCCTVSCLASALPTQTSASSSASPPTSPVPCQVIGKVCPELPIMVKGWVFSTLLVVFLVFAAPCEAFYLPGSYMHTYRQGEEIGAKVNSLTSIETELPFSYYSLPYCRPRDGIKKSAENLGELLMGDQIDNSPYRFRVNVNESLYLCTTIPLDEADVKLLKQRSHDLYQVNMILDNLPVRRFTEQNGMIIQWTGYPVGYIPEGTSDVYIINHLKFKVLVHKYEGGKVKVVGTGEGMEVISETDSDANSGFEIVGFEVVPCSVKRDPKAMSKHKMYDKVDPVNCPVELEKSQLIKEKEQITFTYEVEFVNSDIRWPSRWDAYLKMEGSKIHWFSIMNSLMVILFLAGIVFVIFLRTVRRDLTRYEELDKEAQVQMNEELSGWKLVVGDVFREPTSSKLLCVMIGNGVQILGMAIVTIFFAAFGFMSPASRGMLLTGMIVLYMLLGIVAGYAAVRLWRTLKGTSEGWRSVSWSTACFFPGIVFIVLTVLNFMLWTRNSTGALPISLFFGLLSLWFCVSVPLTLLGGFFGTRAEPIEFPVRTNQIPREIPAKKYSWLFILGAGTLPFGTLFIELFFILSSIWLGRFYYVFGFLLVVLLLLVVVCAEVSVVLTYMHLCAEDWRWWWKAFFASGTVALYVFLYSINYLVFDLRSLSGPVSAMLYIGYSFIVSLAIMLATGTVGFLTSFSFVHYLFSSVKID, encoded by the exons ATGAAAGTCACAGACACACAGCTCAGTACCTGCGTGGTAAAAAAGCACTTTTATCGTGGCCCATACAAACTAACAAGTCAAGTCCATAAAATCAGCCCAGTTAAAGCTCGCGAAGCAGTACAGGGTAGCGCGACGGAAAGTTCGTTGGGACTCCGAGTTGGATGCTGTACTGTTTCGTGCTTGGCGTCGGCGCTGCCCACGCAGACGAGCGCCTCCTCGTCGGCTTCGCCGCCAACCTCTCCGGTGCCGTGCCAG GTTATTGGCAAAGTTTGTCCTGAACTGCCTATCATGGTGAAAGGCTGGGTATTCTCTACTTTGTTAGTGGTGTTTCTAGTGTTTGCTGCACCATGCGAGGCATTCTACTTGCCAGGTAGTTACATGCACACGTATCGGCAAGGTGAGGAAATAGGGGCAAAGGTGAACTCCCTCACTTCCATTGAGACAGAACTGCCCTTCAGCTACTACAGCCTCCCATACTGTCGTCCCAGAGATGGCATTAAGAAGAGTGCTGAAAACTTGGGGGAGCTTCTGATGGGTGATCAAATTGATAATTCCCCGTACCGTTTCCGTGTGAATGTCAATGAATCTCTGTATCTGTGTACCACAATCCCACTTGATGAGGCTGATGTGAAGCTCCTCAAGCAGCGAAGCCATGATCTGTACCAGGTGAACATGATTCTTGACAATCTTCCTGTGAGGAGGTTCACTGAGCAGAATGGAATGATCATTCAGTGGACGGGATATCCAGTTGGTTATATTCCAGAAGGCACCAGTGATGTCTATATCATCAATCACCTGAAATTTAAGGTATTGGTCCATAAGTATGAAGGAGGCAAAGTAAAGGTTGTTGGGACTGGGGAAGGAATGGAAGTGATCTCAGAGACGGACAGTGATGCCAACTCTGGCTTTGAGATTGTGGGATTTGAGGTGGTTCCTTGCAGTGTGAAGCGTGATCCTAAAGCCATGTCGAAGCATAAGATGTATGATAAAGTCGATCCTGTAAACTGCCCTGTGGAGTTGGAGAAATCTCAATTGATCAAGGAGAAAGAGCAGATTACTTTTACATATGAGGTTGAATTTGTAAACAGTGATATCAGATGGCCATCACGGTGGGATGCCTACCTGAAGATGGAGGGTTCGAAGATTCACTGGTTCTCAATCATGAACTCGTTGATGGTAATTCTGTTCTTGGCTGGCATTGTATTTGTCATATTCTTGCGGACGGTGAGGAGGGACCTGACTAGGTATGAAGAGTTGGATAAGGAGGCCCAAGTTCAGATGAATGAGGAGCTCTCTGGTTGGAAGCTTGTCGTTGGAGATGTCTTCAGAGAGCCAACCTCATCAAAGCTGCTCTGTGTCATGATTGGAAATGGGGTTCAGATTCTAGGCATGGCAATTGTCACCATTTTCTTTGCTGCGTTTGGCTTCATGTCTCCTGCATCAAGAGGAATGCTGTTGACAGGGATGATAGTCCTTTATATGTTACTTGGAATTGTGGCCGGATATGCTGCCGTCAGGCTCTGGAGGACTTTAAAAGGAACGTCTGAGGGATGGAGGTCTGTCTCCTGGTCAACCGCTTGTTTCTTCCCTGGCATTGTCTTCATTGTCCTCACTGTGTTAAACTTCATGCTGTGGACAAGAAATAGTACTGGAGCCCTTCCCATCTCACTTTTCTTCGGTCTTTTGTCCTTGTGGTTCTGTGTCTCCGTGCCACTTACCCTTTTAGGTGGTTTCTTTGGCACAAGGGCTGAGCCAATAGAATTCCCTGTTCGAACAAATCAGATACCAAGAGAAATCCCTGCAAAGAAGTACTCATGGCTCTTCATACTTGGTGCTGGAACTCTACCATTTGGAACACTCTTCATAGAGCTGTTCTTCATTCTTTCTAGTATTTGGCTAGGAAGGTTCTATTATGTGTTCGGCTTCCTCCTTGTTGTGCTCCTTTTGCTGGTTGTGGTCTGTGCTGAGGTATCAGTTGTTCTTACTTACATGCATCTCTGTGCGGAGgactggaggtggtggtggaaagCTTTCTTCGCCTCTGGAACAGTGGCCCTTTATGTGTTCCTTTACTCTATCAACTACTTGGTGTTTGATCTCAGAAGCTTGAGTGGGCCAGTTTCTGCTATGCTCTACATTGGATACTCTTTCATCGTCTCTCTTGCCATTATGCTAGCTACTGGTACCGTTGGGTTCCTGACATCATTCTCTTTTGTCCACTACCTTTTCTCATCAGTCAAAATTGATTGA
- the LOC120640112 gene encoding phosphatidylinositol/phosphatidylcholine transfer protein SFH9-like isoform X2, whose amino-acid sequence MSEGNADGIEILIGNDERRDRADAEISEDEPRHTKMRALRKKALHASTRLTHSLKKRGKRKVDCRVPRIAIEDVRDAEEEQAVSSFREILFARSLLPVKHDDYHMMLRFLKARKFDFEKAAQMWADMLQWRKEFGTDTIFEDFEFHELEEVLQYYPHGYHGVDKEGRPVYIELLGKVEPNKLVQITSVERYIKYHVQEFERAFREKFPACSIAAKRHIDTATTILDVHGVGWKNFSKIARDLVRCMQKIDGDYYPETLHQMFIVNAGPGFKLIWSTVKGLLDPKTSSKIHVLGTKYQSRLLEAIDASQLPEYFGGLCACPNHGGCLRSNKGPWSDPSIMKLVHSMESLREIGQVSDIEETVTGSVRLRALKLPERISDTSNAESGSDVDDLGSPVAPEHVEYPSLAPVREEARESGSTTYSGSDGTSHMADKVVRSNQRYNAAGNEARQFNGEQRSLVNGALPATGRRALNDGVGNADDGVLKHLSRTVVAVFIKVLSFLRFFIRRRQHLENVRPHTATVPSNQADLQIIREDRVNPCLERLDRLESVFNQLSRKPPELPQDKDRAIQDSFDRIKSIEYDLEKTKKVLHATVIKQMQMAETLEAVKESDLRRRKFCT is encoded by the exons ATGTCAG AGGGGAATGCGGATGGCATCGAGATATTGATCGGTAATGATGAGAGGAGGGACAGAGCAGATGCCGAGATCTCAGAGGACGAGCCGAGGCACACGAAAATGCGGGCGCTGAGGAAGAAAGCACTGCATGCATCGACAAGGCTGACACACTCGCTGAAGAAGAGGGGGAAGAGGAAAGTGGACTGTAGAGTACCAAGGATAGCGATAGAGGATGTCAGGGACGCTGAGGAAGAGCAGGCGGTGAGCTCGTTTCGGGAGATTTTATTTGCTAGGAGCTTGTTGCCAGTCAAGCATGATGATTACCATATGATGCTTAG ATTTTTAAAAGCGAGGAAGTTTGACTTTGAGAAGGCAGCACAGATGTGGGCAGACATGCTGCAGTGGAGAAAGGAGTTTGGGACAGACACAATTTTCGAA gattttgaatttcatGAGCTAGAGGAGGTCCTGCAATACTATCCCCATGGTTATCATGGGGTTGACAAGGAAGGAAGGCCTGTATACATTGAGTTGCTTGGGAAAGTAGAACCCAACAAGCTTGTACAAATTACATCAGTGGAGCGATACATTAAGTATCATGTGCAAGAGTTTGAGAGAGCTTTCCGTGAGAAATTTCCTGCATGCTCAATTGCTGCCAAAAGGCACATAGATACCGCAACTACAATATTGGATGTCCATGGCGTG GGCTGGAAGAATTTTAGCAAGATTGCGAGGGATCTGGTGCGTTGCATGCAAAAAATAGATGGTGACTATTATCCTGAG ACACTGCATCAAATGTTTATCGTAAATGCTGGACCTGGTTTCAAGCTGATATGGAGCACTGTGAAGGGACTTCTTGACCCCAAGACATCATCTAAAATCCAT GTTCTAGGAACAAAATATCAGAGCAGACTTCTTGAAGCTATTGATGCAAG CCAATTGCCTGAATACTTTGGTGGATTGTGCGCATGCCCTAACCATGGAGGGTGCCTGAGGTCCAACAAAGGCCCTTGGAGCGATCCTTCAATCATGAAG CTTGTACATAGCATGGAGTCATTGAGAGAAATTGGGCAAGTGTCTGATATAGAAGAAACAGTTACAGGGTCTGTAAGATTGCGTGCTCTCAAG TTACCAGAACGAATTAGTGACACATCAAATGCTGAATCAGGTTCAGATGTCGACGATCTTGGATCCCCTGTGGCTCCTGAGCATGTTGAATATCCTAGTTTGGCGCCAGTTCGTGAGGAA GCGAGGGAATCAGGATCTACGACTTACAGTGGTTCTGATGGCACGTCTCATATGGCGGATAAAGTAGTAAGATCCAATCAAAGATACAATGCTGCTGGAAATGAAGCTAGACAGTTTAATGGAGAACAACGTTCCTTAGTAAATGGGGCTTTGCCTGCGACAG GTCGGCGTGCCCTGAATGATGGTGTGGGCAATGCTGATGATGGGGTCTTGAAACATTTATCAAGAACAGTCGTTGCTGTATTTATTAAAGTACTCTCTTTTTTGCGGTTTTTCATTCGTCGGCGACAACACCTGGAAAATGTCCGTCCACATACTGCAACTGTGCCCAGTAATCAGGCAGATCTTCAGATAATTAGGGAAGATCGTGTGAACCCTTGTCTGGAGCGTCTTGATCGACTTGAGTCAGTGTTTAATCAACTGAGCAGAAAGCCTCCAGAGCTTCCGCAGGACAAGGATCGGGCCATACAAGATTCTTTTGACAGGATAAAGTCCATTGAGTATGATCTGGAGAAGACAAAGAAG GTATTGCATGCAACAGTTATCAAACAAATGCAGATGGCTGAGACTTTGGAAGCTGTGAAGGAGTCTGATCTTAGG AGGAGGAAATTTTGTACATAA